In the genome of Delphinus delphis chromosome 15, mDelDel1.2, whole genome shotgun sequence, one region contains:
- the PCED1A gene encoding PC-esterase domain-containing protein 1A isoform X1, whose protein sequence is MVFCLENEEARRPLGSTMVQFQASEVQQLLHNKFVVILGDSIQRAVYKDLVLLLQKDSLLTAAQLKAKGELSFEQDQLMAGGQLGELHNGTQYREVRQFCSGSGHHLVRFYFLTRVYSEYLEGILEELTYGPAPDLVIINSCLWDLSRYGRCSMESYRENLERVFMRMDQVLPDSCLLVWNMAMPLGERVTGGFLLPEMLHFITQLQPLAGSLRRDVVEGNFYSATLAGDHCFDVLDLHFHFRHAVQHRHRDGVHWDQHAHRHLSHLLLTHVADAWGVELPKRDYPHDPWIEDWPEPDHLFQGSQGQTPAFREQLALPPPSPLPLPMHFPYPLPQPSPPPLFPLLPQDPPFFPGQPFPPHEFFNFNPTEDCSMPPHLGCSPAVNFVPGPLPPPVSSPIPHGQHRGLAIHRGMPRCIHTSPYHVPRTGAPCRQRPRHSDRLIHTYKLDKWPPPHSGTWPG, encoded by the exons ATGGTCTTCTGTCTGGAGAACGAGGAAGCGCGCCGCCCGCTGGGAAGCACCATGGTCCAATTCCAGGCCTCTGAAGTCCAGCAGCTGCTACACAACAAGTTCGTGGTTATCTTGGGGGACTCAA TCCAGCGGGCTGTGTACAAAGACCTGGTGCTTCTGCTCCAGAAAGACTCACTGCTCACAGCCGCCCAGCTGAAAGCCAAG ggggagctgAGCTTTGAACAGGACCAGCTGATGGCTGGGGGTCAGCTGGGTGAGCTGCACAACGGGACACAGTACCGAGAGGTCCGCCAGTTCTGCTCGGGTTCTGGCCACCACCTTGTACGCTTCTACTTCCTCACCCGCGTTTACTCCGAGTACCTCGAGGGAATCCTGGAGGAGCTGACATATGGGCCTGCCCCGGACCTGGTGATCATCAACTCCTGCCTCTGGGATCTCTCCAg GTATGGCCGCTGCTCGATGGAGAGCTACCGAGAGAACCTGGAGCGGGTGTTCATGCGCATGGACCAGGTGTTGCCAGACTCCTGCCTGCTGGTGTGGAACATGGCAATGCCCCTAGGAGAGCGTGTCACTGGGGGTTTCCTTCTGCCTGAG ATGCTGCACTTTATCACTCAGCTCCAGCCCCTGGCAGGCTCTCTGCGGCGGGATGTGGTTGAAGGGAACTTCTACAGCGCTACACTGGCTGGGGACCACTGCTTCGATGTCTTGGATCTCCACTTTCATTTCCGGCATGCAGTACAGCACCGTCACCGGGACGGTGTCCATTGGGACCAGCATGCCCACCGCCACCTCTCACACTTGCTTCTGACCCACGTGGCTGATGCCTGGGGTGTGGAGCTGCCAAAGCGTGACTATCCCCATG ACCCATGGATTGAGGACTGGCCAGAGCCGGATCATCTCTTCCAGGGGAGCCAGGGGCAGACCCCAGCCTTCAGGGAGCAGCTGGCCTTGCCCCCACCCTCTCCTTTACCCCTTCCCATGCATTTTCCCTACCCTCTTCCtcagccctccccacctcctctgttTCCACTCCTGCCCCAGGATCCCCCTTTTTTCCCAGGCCAGCCCTTCCCACCCCATGAATTCTTCAACTTTAATCCAACAGAAGACTGCTCGATGCCACCCCACTTAG GATGTAGCCCCGCAGTGAACTTTGTGCCTGGCCCCCTGCCTCCTCCAGTCTCCAGCCCTATCCCCCATGGTCAGCACCGGGGCCTGGCCATCCACCGGGGGATGCCACGCTGTATTCACACCAGCCCCTACCACGTGCCAAGGACAGGGGCACCCTGCAGGCAGCGTCCCAGACACTCAGACAGGCTGATCCATACATACAAACTGGACAAATGGCCTCCTCCCCATTCGGGGACGTGGCCTGGGTAG
- the PCED1A gene encoding PC-esterase domain-containing protein 1A isoform X2: MVFCLENEEARRPLGSTMVQFQASEVQQLLHNKFVVILGDSIQRAVYKDLVLLLQKDSLLTAAQLKAKGELSFEQDQLMAGGQLGELHNGTQYREVRQFCSGSGHHLVRFYFLTRVYSEYLEGILEELTYGPAPDLVIINSCLWDLSRYGRCSMESYRENLERVFMRMDQVLPDSCLLVWNMAMPLGERVTGGFLLPELQPLAGSLRRDVVEGNFYSATLAGDHCFDVLDLHFHFRHAVQHRHRDGVHWDQHAHRHLSHLLLTHVADAWGVELPKRDYPHDPWIEDWPEPDHLFQGSQGQTPAFREQLALPPPSPLPLPMHFPYPLPQPSPPPLFPLLPQDPPFFPGQPFPPHEFFNFNPTEDCSMPPHLGCSPAVNFVPGPLPPPVSSPIPHGQHRGLAIHRGMPRCIHTSPYHVPRTGAPCRQRPRHSDRLIHTYKLDKWPPPHSGTWPG; encoded by the exons ATGGTCTTCTGTCTGGAGAACGAGGAAGCGCGCCGCCCGCTGGGAAGCACCATGGTCCAATTCCAGGCCTCTGAAGTCCAGCAGCTGCTACACAACAAGTTCGTGGTTATCTTGGGGGACTCAA TCCAGCGGGCTGTGTACAAAGACCTGGTGCTTCTGCTCCAGAAAGACTCACTGCTCACAGCCGCCCAGCTGAAAGCCAAG ggggagctgAGCTTTGAACAGGACCAGCTGATGGCTGGGGGTCAGCTGGGTGAGCTGCACAACGGGACACAGTACCGAGAGGTCCGCCAGTTCTGCTCGGGTTCTGGCCACCACCTTGTACGCTTCTACTTCCTCACCCGCGTTTACTCCGAGTACCTCGAGGGAATCCTGGAGGAGCTGACATATGGGCCTGCCCCGGACCTGGTGATCATCAACTCCTGCCTCTGGGATCTCTCCAg GTATGGCCGCTGCTCGATGGAGAGCTACCGAGAGAACCTGGAGCGGGTGTTCATGCGCATGGACCAGGTGTTGCCAGACTCCTGCCTGCTGGTGTGGAACATGGCAATGCCCCTAGGAGAGCGTGTCACTGGGGGTTTCCTTCTGCCTGAG CTCCAGCCCCTGGCAGGCTCTCTGCGGCGGGATGTGGTTGAAGGGAACTTCTACAGCGCTACACTGGCTGGGGACCACTGCTTCGATGTCTTGGATCTCCACTTTCATTTCCGGCATGCAGTACAGCACCGTCACCGGGACGGTGTCCATTGGGACCAGCATGCCCACCGCCACCTCTCACACTTGCTTCTGACCCACGTGGCTGATGCCTGGGGTGTGGAGCTGCCAAAGCGTGACTATCCCCATG ACCCATGGATTGAGGACTGGCCAGAGCCGGATCATCTCTTCCAGGGGAGCCAGGGGCAGACCCCAGCCTTCAGGGAGCAGCTGGCCTTGCCCCCACCCTCTCCTTTACCCCTTCCCATGCATTTTCCCTACCCTCTTCCtcagccctccccacctcctctgttTCCACTCCTGCCCCAGGATCCCCCTTTTTTCCCAGGCCAGCCCTTCCCACCCCATGAATTCTTCAACTTTAATCCAACAGAAGACTGCTCGATGCCACCCCACTTAG GATGTAGCCCCGCAGTGAACTTTGTGCCTGGCCCCCTGCCTCCTCCAGTCTCCAGCCCTATCCCCCATGGTCAGCACCGGGGCCTGGCCATCCACCGGGGGATGCCACGCTGTATTCACACCAGCCCCTACCACGTGCCAAGGACAGGGGCACCCTGCAGGCAGCGTCCCAGACACTCAGACAGGCTGATCCATACATACAAACTGGACAAATGGCCTCCTCCCCATTCGGGGACGTGGCCTGGGTAG
- the VPS16 gene encoding vacuolar protein sorting-associated protein 16 homolog isoform X1 codes for MDCYTANWNPLGDSAFYRKYELYSMDWDLKEELRDCLVAAAPYGGPIALLRNPGRKEKPASARPVLEIYSASGVPLASLLWKSGPVVSLGWSAEEELLCVQEDGVVLVYGLHGDFRRHFSMGNEVLQNRVLDARIFHTEFGSGVAILTGAHRFTLSANVGDLKLRRMPEVPGLQSAPSCWTTMCQDRVAHILLAVGPDLYLLDHAACSAVTPPGLAAGVSSFLQMAVSFTYRHLALFTDTGYIWMGTASLKEKLCEFNCNIRAPPKQMVWCSRPRSKERAVVVAWERRLMVVGDAPEGIQFVLDEDSYLVPELDGVRIFSRSTHEFLHEVPVASEEIFKIASMAPGALLLEAQKEYEKESQKADEYLREIQELGQLPQAVQQCIEAAGHEHWPDMQKSLLRAASFGKCFLDRFPPDSFVRMCQDLRVLNAIRDYHIGIPLTYSQYKQLTIQVLLDRLVLRRLYPLAIQICEYLRLPEVQGVSRILAHWACYKVQQKDVSDEDVARAINQKLGDTPGVSYSDIAARAYGCGRTELAIKLLEYEPRSGEQVPLLLKMKRSKLALSKAIESGDTDLVFTVLLHLKNELNRGDFFMTLRNQPMALSLYRQFCKHQELETLKDLYNQDDNHQELGSFHVRASYAAEERIEGRVAALQAAADAFYKAKNEFAAKATEDQMRLLRLQRRLEDELGGRFLDLSVHDTVTTLILSGQNKRAEQLTRDFRIPDKRLWWLKLTALADLEDWEELEKFSKSKKSPIGYLPFVEICMKQHNKYEAKKYASRVGPEQKVKALLLVGDVAQAADVAIEHRNEAEMSLVLSHCTGATDGATADKIQRARAQAQKK; via the exons ATGGACTGCTACACCGCGAACTGGAACCCGCTTGGGGACTCTGCCTTTTACCG GAAATATGAGCTGTATAGCATGGACTGGGACCTGAAGGAGGAACTGAGGGACTGCCTGGTGGCCGCTGCGCCCTATGGGGGCCCCATTG CGCTGCTGAGGAACCCCGGGCGGAAGGAGAAGCCTGCCAGCGCACGGCCAGTTCTTGAGATCTACTCAGCTTCTGGTGTGCCTCTGGCCAGTCTGCTG TGGAAGAGTGGGCCCGTGGTGTCCCTGGGCTGGTCAGCTGAGGAGGAGCTGCTCTGTGTGCAGGAAGACGGGGTCGTGCTGGTTTATGGGCTTCATGGTGACTTCCGGAGACACTTCAGCATGGGCAAT GAGGTGCTCCAGAACCGGGTTCTAGATGCCCGGATCTTCCATACTGAGTTTGGTTCTGGGGTGGCCATCCTCACAGGGGCCCACCGCTTCACCCTCAGTGCCAACGTGGGCGACCTCAAACTccgccggatgccagaggtgccAG GTCTGCAGAGTGCACCATCATGCTGGACCACAATGTGCCAGGACCGAGTGGCACACATTCTTCTGGCTGTAGGACCTGATCTTTACCTCCTGGATCACGCAGCCTGCTctgcagtg ACACCCCCTGGCCTAGCCGCAGGAGTGAGCAGCTTCCTGCAGATGGCTGTCTCCTTCACCTACAGACACCTGGCGCTCTTCACAGACACAGGGTACATCTGGATGGGGACAGCGTCTCTCAAG GAGAAGCTGTGTGAGTTCAACTGCAACATCCGGGCTCCCCCGAAGCAGATGGTCTG GTGCAGCCGTCCTCGCAGCAAGGAGAGGGCCGTTGTGGTAGCCTGGGAGAGGCGGCTAATGGTGGTGGGCGACGCACCTGAGGGCATCCA GTTCGTGCTGGATGAGGACTCCTACCTGGTGCCTGAGCTGGATGGGGTCCGCATCTTCTCCCGCAGTACCCATGAGTTCTTGCACGAGGTTCCAG TGGCCAGCGAGGAGATCTTTAAAATTGCCTCAATGGCCCCCGGAGCGCTACTGTTGGAGGCCCAGAAGGAATATGAG aaAGAGAGCCAGAAGGCGGATGAGTACCTACGGGAGATCCAGGAGCTGGGGCAGCTGCCCCAGGCCGTGCAGCAGTGCATCGAGGCCGCGGGACATGAGCACTGGCCAGACATGCAGAAGAGTCTGCTCAGG GCGGCCTCCTTTGGAAAGTGTTTCCTGGACAGATTTCCACCCGACAGCTTTGTGCGCATGTGTCAGGACCTTCGTGTACTCAATGCCATTCGGGACTATCACATCGGGATTCCCCTCACCTATAGCCA atacaaGCAGCTCACCATCCAGGTGCTGCTGGACAG GCTTGTGTTGCGGAGGCTTTACCCCCTGGCCATTCAGATATGTGAGTACCTGCGGCTTCCTGAAGTGCAGGGCGTCAGCAGAATCCTGGCCCACTGGGCCTGCTACAAG GTACAACAGAAGGACGTGTCTGACGAGGATGTTGCTCGTGCCATTAACCAGAAGCTGGGGGACACACCTGGTGTCTCTTACTCTGACATTGCTGCACGAGCCTATGGCTGTGGCCGCACGGAGCTGGCCATCAAG ctgCTGGAATATGAGCCACGCTCTGGGGAACAGGTTCCCCTTCTCCTAAAGATGAAGAGGAGCAAACTGGCGCTAAGCAAGGCCATCGAGAGTGGGGATACTGACCTGG TGTTCACGGTGCTGCTGCACCTGAAGAATGAGCTGAACCGAGGAGACTTTTTCATGACGCTTCGGAACCAGCCCATGGCCTTAAGTTTGTACCGAcag TTCTGTAAGCATCAAGAGCTAGAGACGCTGAAGGACCTTTACAATCAGGATGACAACCACCAGGAGCTGGGCAGCTTCCACGTCCGAGCCAGCTACGCTGCAGAGGAG CGTATTGAGGGGCGAGTCGCAGCTCTGCAGGCGGCAGCCGACGCATTCTACAAGGCCAAGAATGAGTTCGCAGCCAAG GCCACAGAGGATCAAATGCGGCTCCTACGGCTGCAGCGACGCCTAGAAGATGAGCTGGGGGGCCGGTTCTTAGACCTGTCTGTACACGACACGGTCACCACCCTCATCCTCAGCGGCCAAAACAAGCGTGCGGAGCAGCTGACACGTGACTTCCGCATCCCTGACAAGAG GCTCTGGTGGCTGAAGCTGACCGCCCTAGCAGATCTGGAAGACTGGGAGGAGCTAGAGAAGTTTTCTAAGAGCAAGAAATCACCCATCGGCTACCTG CCCTTTGTGGAAATCTGCATGAAACAACACAACAAATATGAAGCCAAAAAGTATGCTTCCCGCGTGGGTCCTGAGCAGAAGGTCAAGGCCTTGCTTCTCGTTGG GGACGTGGCTCAGGCTGCAGACGTTGCCATCGAGCACCGGAATGAGGCAGAGATGAGCCTCGTATTGTCCCACTGCACTGGAGCCACAGATGGGGCCACAGCTGACAAGATTCAGCGGGCCCGGGCTCAAGCCCAGAAGAAGTGA
- the VPS16 gene encoding vacuolar protein sorting-associated protein 16 homolog isoform X2 gives MPEVPGLQSAPSCWTTMCQDRVAHILLAVGPDLYLLDHAACSAVTPPGLAAGVSSFLQMAVSFTYRHLALFTDTGYIWMGTASLKEKLCEFNCNIRAPPKQMVWCSRPRSKERAVVVAWERRLMVVGDAPEGIQFVLDEDSYLVPELDGVRIFSRSTHEFLHEVPVASEEIFKIASMAPGALLLEAQKEYEKESQKADEYLREIQELGQLPQAVQQCIEAAGHEHWPDMQKSLLRAASFGKCFLDRFPPDSFVRMCQDLRVLNAIRDYHIGIPLTYSQYKQLTIQVLLDRLVLRRLYPLAIQICEYLRLPEVQGVSRILAHWACYKVQQKDVSDEDVARAINQKLGDTPGVSYSDIAARAYGCGRTELAIKLLEYEPRSGEQVPLLLKMKRSKLALSKAIESGDTDLVFTVLLHLKNELNRGDFFMTLRNQPMALSLYRQFCKHQELETLKDLYNQDDNHQELGSFHVRASYAAEERIEGRVAALQAAADAFYKAKNEFAAKATEDQMRLLRLQRRLEDELGGRFLDLSVHDTVTTLILSGQNKRAEQLTRDFRIPDKRLWWLKLTALADLEDWEELEKFSKSKKSPIGYLPFVEICMKQHNKYEAKKYASRVGPEQKVKALLLVGDVAQAADVAIEHRNEAEMSLVLSHCTGATDGATADKIQRARAQAQKK, from the exons atgccagaggtgccAG GTCTGCAGAGTGCACCATCATGCTGGACCACAATGTGCCAGGACCGAGTGGCACACATTCTTCTGGCTGTAGGACCTGATCTTTACCTCCTGGATCACGCAGCCTGCTctgcagtg ACACCCCCTGGCCTAGCCGCAGGAGTGAGCAGCTTCCTGCAGATGGCTGTCTCCTTCACCTACAGACACCTGGCGCTCTTCACAGACACAGGGTACATCTGGATGGGGACAGCGTCTCTCAAG GAGAAGCTGTGTGAGTTCAACTGCAACATCCGGGCTCCCCCGAAGCAGATGGTCTG GTGCAGCCGTCCTCGCAGCAAGGAGAGGGCCGTTGTGGTAGCCTGGGAGAGGCGGCTAATGGTGGTGGGCGACGCACCTGAGGGCATCCA GTTCGTGCTGGATGAGGACTCCTACCTGGTGCCTGAGCTGGATGGGGTCCGCATCTTCTCCCGCAGTACCCATGAGTTCTTGCACGAGGTTCCAG TGGCCAGCGAGGAGATCTTTAAAATTGCCTCAATGGCCCCCGGAGCGCTACTGTTGGAGGCCCAGAAGGAATATGAG aaAGAGAGCCAGAAGGCGGATGAGTACCTACGGGAGATCCAGGAGCTGGGGCAGCTGCCCCAGGCCGTGCAGCAGTGCATCGAGGCCGCGGGACATGAGCACTGGCCAGACATGCAGAAGAGTCTGCTCAGG GCGGCCTCCTTTGGAAAGTGTTTCCTGGACAGATTTCCACCCGACAGCTTTGTGCGCATGTGTCAGGACCTTCGTGTACTCAATGCCATTCGGGACTATCACATCGGGATTCCCCTCACCTATAGCCA atacaaGCAGCTCACCATCCAGGTGCTGCTGGACAG GCTTGTGTTGCGGAGGCTTTACCCCCTGGCCATTCAGATATGTGAGTACCTGCGGCTTCCTGAAGTGCAGGGCGTCAGCAGAATCCTGGCCCACTGGGCCTGCTACAAG GTACAACAGAAGGACGTGTCTGACGAGGATGTTGCTCGTGCCATTAACCAGAAGCTGGGGGACACACCTGGTGTCTCTTACTCTGACATTGCTGCACGAGCCTATGGCTGTGGCCGCACGGAGCTGGCCATCAAG ctgCTGGAATATGAGCCACGCTCTGGGGAACAGGTTCCCCTTCTCCTAAAGATGAAGAGGAGCAAACTGGCGCTAAGCAAGGCCATCGAGAGTGGGGATACTGACCTGG TGTTCACGGTGCTGCTGCACCTGAAGAATGAGCTGAACCGAGGAGACTTTTTCATGACGCTTCGGAACCAGCCCATGGCCTTAAGTTTGTACCGAcag TTCTGTAAGCATCAAGAGCTAGAGACGCTGAAGGACCTTTACAATCAGGATGACAACCACCAGGAGCTGGGCAGCTTCCACGTCCGAGCCAGCTACGCTGCAGAGGAG CGTATTGAGGGGCGAGTCGCAGCTCTGCAGGCGGCAGCCGACGCATTCTACAAGGCCAAGAATGAGTTCGCAGCCAAG GCCACAGAGGATCAAATGCGGCTCCTACGGCTGCAGCGACGCCTAGAAGATGAGCTGGGGGGCCGGTTCTTAGACCTGTCTGTACACGACACGGTCACCACCCTCATCCTCAGCGGCCAAAACAAGCGTGCGGAGCAGCTGACACGTGACTTCCGCATCCCTGACAAGAG GCTCTGGTGGCTGAAGCTGACCGCCCTAGCAGATCTGGAAGACTGGGAGGAGCTAGAGAAGTTTTCTAAGAGCAAGAAATCACCCATCGGCTACCTG CCCTTTGTGGAAATCTGCATGAAACAACACAACAAATATGAAGCCAAAAAGTATGCTTCCCGCGTGGGTCCTGAGCAGAAGGTCAAGGCCTTGCTTCTCGTTGG GGACGTGGCTCAGGCTGCAGACGTTGCCATCGAGCACCGGAATGAGGCAGAGATGAGCCTCGTATTGTCCCACTGCACTGGAGCCACAGATGGGGCCACAGCTGACAAGATTCAGCGGGCCCGGGCTCAAGCCCAGAAGAAGTGA